Proteins from a single region of Shinella zoogloeoides:
- a CDS encoding monovalent cation/H+ antiporter complex subunit F has product MADIILKIAIVLIFFSIVFCLLRLVIGKTAVDRVVAIDLLTVVTISLVVLYAHISGRFVYVDVALVYGLLSFLAVLAIARFLERRP; this is encoded by the coding sequence TTGGCTGATATCATCCTGAAGATCGCCATCGTCCTGATCTTCTTCAGCATCGTCTTCTGCCTGCTGCGGCTGGTGATCGGCAAGACCGCGGTCGACCGCGTGGTCGCCATCGATCTGCTGACGGTCGTCACCATCTCGCTCGTGGTGCTCTACGCGCATATTTCGGGACGCTTCGTCTATGTCGACGTCGCGCTGGTCTATGGCCTGCTGAGCTTTCTGGCGGTTCTCGCCATTGCCCGGTTTCTGGAAAGAAGGCCCTGA